The following are encoded in a window of Lichenicola cladoniae genomic DNA:
- a CDS encoding dienelactone hydrolase family protein has protein sequence MMAHEILTYEADGLTMRSQLFFEPSESPRPGILVFPEAFGLSEHAIGRAKRLSEMGFVALACDLHGEGRMVDDLQEAIGLLQPLFADPSRTRARAGAGLAALTGRTEVDASRVASIGFCFGGTMSLELARSGADIKAVVGFHSGLGTKAPKSDAKAIRARILVCIGADDPMIPAEQRAEFEAEMRDAGIDWQMHVYGKTVHSFTNQEAAKRGMPDAIRYSPESDARSWAAM, from the coding sequence ATGATGGCCCACGAGATCCTGACCTATGAAGCCGATGGGCTGACGATGCGCAGCCAGTTGTTTTTCGAGCCCAGCGAATCGCCCCGTCCGGGCATTCTGGTGTTTCCCGAGGCGTTCGGCCTGAGCGAACATGCGATCGGGCGAGCCAAGCGCCTGTCCGAAATGGGCTTCGTAGCGCTGGCCTGCGACCTGCACGGCGAGGGTCGGATGGTCGATGATCTCCAGGAGGCGATCGGCCTGCTGCAGCCGCTGTTCGCCGATCCGTCCCGCACCCGTGCCCGGGCCGGCGCCGGCCTAGCCGCGCTGACCGGGCGCACCGAGGTCGATGCCAGCCGCGTGGCCTCGATCGGCTTCTGCTTCGGCGGCACCATGTCGCTCGAGCTCGCGCGGTCGGGCGCCGACATCAAGGCGGTGGTCGGCTTCCATAGCGGCCTCGGGACAAAGGCGCCGAAATCCGATGCCAAGGCGATCCGGGCCCGCATCCTGGTCTGCATCGGCGCCGACGACCCGATGATCCCGGCCGAGCAGCGGGCCGAGTTCGAGGCCGAGATGCGTGACGCCGGTATCGACTGGCAGATGCATGTGTACGGCAAGACCGTGCACAGCTTCACCAATCAGGAGGCCGCCAAGCGCGGCATGCCGGACGCGATCCGCTACAGCCCGGAGTCCGATGCGCGGTCCTGGGCGGCCATGTAG